The Chryseobacterium indologenes genomic sequence GTATCTACAGCGGACATTCCACCCAGGAAATTTTAGATTCTGATTTTGATTTTATCGCTGAAATCGGATTACAGGAGTTTCTTTCACCATCCAGAGCCAATGGACTGATGGCTATGACCAAGCAAATTAAATTTTACGCAGTTGCTTATCAATTGAAATCATAAGCCGTGACCAGAATTTTAGCATATCGTTTTTCTGCATTCGGAGATGTTGCGATGACAGTGCCTGTTTTCAGAGAATTTCTGGAACAGAATCCTGGTGTGGAAATTATTATGGTTTCCAGAAAAATTTTGAAGCCTTATTTGAAGGGGTTCCGAATCTTATTTTTAAGGGAATCGATGTTGATAATTATAAGGGCATTTTTGGATTAAGAAGGTTAAGTAATGAATTAATTAAAGAGTTTAATCCTGATTTTATCGCCAATCTTCACGATGTTATCCGAACAAAGATTATTGATAAGTTTTATAGAAGAAAAGGGCTGAATGTCTTTAAAATCAATAAAGGTAAAGAAGAAAAAGATCATCTGACCGATGTCTGGAATCTGAACAAAGTCCCACTGAAAAGAACTGTTGAACGCTACGCAGATGTCTTCAGGGAAATGGGATTTAAGGTAGAGCTCTCTCATCAGCTTAGGCCTGTCTCGGAAAATAAATCAGGAATAGGTTTTGCTCCTTTTGCCCAGCATAAAGGAAAAATGCTTCCGTTAGAAAAGTCATTCGAACTGGCCCGGATTCTGGCAAAAAAACATACTGTCTATTTTTTTGGAGGTGGCAAAAAAGAAACTGAAACACTGGAAGAGTGGGAAAATAAAATTCCCAATACTAAAAGCCTTTCCGGAAAGCTGAAACTTACAGAAGAACTTATTAAAATTTCAGAGCTGGAAGTCATGATTTCAATGGATTCTGCCAATATGCACCTTGCAAGCCTTGTGGGAACCAGATGCGTTTCTGTATGGGCGGCAACGCATCCTTATGCAGGGTTTCTCGGATTCGGACAGAGTGAGCAGGATGTTGTGCAGGTGAAGGACCTGACGTGCAGGCCATGCTCCGTTTTCGGTGATAAAGAATGTTATAGAGGAGACTGGGCGTGTCTTGAAGAGTTTAATATTCAAAAGATCATTGAGAAAATCTGATACAATGAAACTTTCAATCTGTATTCCCGTCTATAATTTTGATGTCCGCGGATTGGTTTTCGATTTAAAAAGAGAAATTGAAAATCATCGTATGAATGCCGAAATTATTTTGATTGATGATGCTTCAAAAGAAAGTTTCAATACTCTTAACCGGGAAATTAAAGATAAGGTTTCCCGTTTTGTATTTCTGAGCGAAAACCTGGGCCGGTCCCGCATTCGAAATCTCTTTTTAGATTTTTCCACAGGAGAATATCTGTTGTTCCTGGATTGTGACGGAAAGATTATACAGGATGATTTTGTGCAAAAATATATTCAGTTTATAGAGGAAAATCCTGCCACTACAGTTATTTACGGAGGAAGGGAAGTTCCTGAAGAGCGTCCGGATCCTGATCATTACCTGAGATGGAAGTTTGCGGTTGAAAGAGAAAACCTGCCTGTAGAATTTCGTAAAAAAAAGCCTTACTTAAGCTTTCAGACAAATAATTTTATCATCCGGAAGGAAGTACTGGTAAAGGTAAACTTTAATCCGGATTATAAGAAGTATGGATATGAAGACCTTCTTTTTGCCATGGATTTGAAGTCTGAAAACATACGGATCGACCATATTTACAATCCCATTCTTAATAACGACCTGGAAAATAATCTTGTGTACCTTGGTAAAGTAGAAGAGTCCGTAGAAAGTCTTTCGGCCATGCTCAAGCATGAAGGTCTTGATTCAAAATTGTCGGAAGTAAAGCTGGTTAAAATGTACCATAAAATTAACAGAAGCTTCCTTAATTCTGTTTTTTTGCTTTTGTTTAAAGCAGGAGAGGATCGCGCTAAGAAAAAGCTTTTAAATGGCAATATAAACCTTCGTTATCTGGATTTTTATAAGCTGGGTTTGCTGTTTCGAAAAATGAAGTCGTAATTTTAAAAAAATATAAAGGATGTAAATAAAAAAATCTCCCAGAAATCTGAGAGATTTTTTGTGGGTCCTGAGGGATTCGAACCCCCGACCCTCTGGGTGTAAACCAGATGCTCTGAACCAACTGAGCTAAGAACCCGAATTTTTTTGAAAGGTTTCGTTTCCTTTTCTGTGGGTCCTGAGGGATTCGAACCCCCGACCCTCTGGGTGTAAACCAGATGCTCTGAACCAACTGAGCTAAGAACCCTCTAGACTTGTTCTCTTGTTTAGAGTGGTGCAAATATACGACTTAATCTTTAATCTCCAAATTTTTTTCTAAAAATTCTCCCACAACAAAGTTGCTTCCGCCGATAAAAATCATTTCTTCGTTTGTACAGTGCTCTTTTGCAGAGAGATATGCTTCCTGTACAGAATCGAAAATTTTATAAAAATTTTTGCCTCCCGAAGCAGATTTTCATAATCTTCGGGGTGTCTTCCCCTGTTGATGGATGGTTTCGCAAAATAAAACTCAGAATTTTCAGGAAGTAATTCCATGACTTCATCTATTTTTTTATCGTTGACAAATCCCAAAATGACATGCTTGTGTCTGTTTATAGAATTTAGTTGTGAAAAAACGTACTCCAAACCGGCCTGATTGTGTCCGGTATCACAGATCGTGAGCGGATGTTTTGAAAATTCAAACCAACGGCCAATGAATCCCGTGTTTTGGTGTACATTCAGGAGGCCTTGTTCTACATTTTCCTGAGAGATGTTGACATGCTGCTTTTTCAGCTCTTCAATGATTCCCAGAACGACACGAATATTCTTTTGCTGGTAATTCCCTTTCAGGTCGGAAGTAAGGTGTGTGTGTATCGCAGTGGCATCTATTAAAGGAGCGTTCTCAAGGTGAGCCTTCTCTTTGATAATATTTTTTACCCCTTCGTTTTCGTCACCGGAGACTATCGGAGTATTTCTTTTAATAATTCCGGCCTTTTCAGCAGCAATCTCCTCAATGGTATCTCCTAAAATATTCTGATGATCAAGCTGAACATTCGTAATGGCCGAAACCAAAGGTGTGATTATATTGGTAGAATCCAGTCTTCCTCCCAGGCCAACTTCAATAATGGCAAAATCTACCTCTTGCTGATAGAAGTATTCAAAAGCCATAATGGTAGTAAACTCAAAAAATGACGGCCGAATATCTTCAGGGATTTTTTTAGCTTTTGAATAAAGTCGAAAACAAATTCTTTACTGCAGTTTTTTCCATTGACCTTAATACGTTCAGTAAAATCAATAAGGTGAGGGGAGTTGTATAAGCCTACCTTGTAACCGGCTTCCTGAAGTACAGAAGCCAGCATATTGCTTGAAGATCCTTTTCCGTTGGTTCCGCCAATGTGGATGCATTTTATTTTTTCCTGAGGATTTCCAAAGAATGCACAAAGCCTCGTTATATTGTCAAGTCCTGGCTTATAAGCTTTCTGACCGTCTATCTGGTAGTTGGGCATCTGTACAAAAAGCCAGTCTATAGCTTCCTGATATTGTTCGTGTGTCATCATGATACAAAATTCTCAAAAGTTTTATAAAAATGAAACAATAATTTTTTTTAACTGTAACTTTTTTATATTTAATACGTCTAATATGGAAAAATCTTAATATGAAATCGCTGTAATTTGCAAGTATAAATACCGGTGAAGATGACACGATTCCGTATGGGCCATTAAAAACAAATAAACATATACATATGAAAAAAGTTTGGATCATCGTTTTTGGATTAGGTTGTTTGGGATTGAACGCCCAAAAGAAATGGTCCTTAAAAGAATGCGTAAGTTATGCTGTAGAGCATAACCTGCAGGTTATCCAAAATCAATATAATAAACAGTCCCAGGATGCGAATCTGAAAATTGCCAGAAAAGGATATTTGCCTTCAGTTTCCGCAGGCATGAACAATGGGGTAAGTTTCGGGCAGCTTTCACTGGGAACCGGGAGTATCAGAAACGACAGATTCAGTAACAGTGCGAGTCTGGGAGCTGATATGTTGGTGTACAATAATGGGAGACTGGAAAAAAATGTGAGAAAAGCTCAGTTTGATGTAGAAGCGAGCCAATATGATATTGAAACCATTAAAAACGATATCTCACTTCAAATCGCCCAGCAATATCTTACAGCCCTTTTAAATAAAGAAATTGTCAAGATCTCTCAAAGTGCCGTGGAAAATGCACAAAAGCAATTCGACAGGGCAAAAATAACAACTCAGGTCGGAACTACTGCCCAGACGGTTTTAGCGGAAGCAGAAGCGGCGCTGGCCAGGGAAAAACAAAATCTTAAAACGGCGGAAGTGAATGTGGGAAGGGCATTGTTTGCCATCGTACAGCTTTTACAGCTTCCTGATTATAAAGGATTTGAGATTGAAGACGTACTGGTTCCGGACACCCTGGAAACACAATTGAAATCTGTTGATGAGGTGCTGACAACGGCATATGATATTCAACCTCAGATAAAAGCAGCGGAAAGCAGAATAAAATCTGCCGAGGCTCAGACGGAAGTGAGTAAGACGGCATTCTGGCCAACTCTGACAGCAAGTGCGGGGCTTTCTACTTTCTACAACAACATATTAAACACCAATGGCGGTGTGAGTTCCAGTCAAATAGGTTTTTTCCAGCAGTACAAAGATAACTTCGGACAAAATGTAGGGCTCTCTTTAAATGTTCCTATTTTTAATAAAGGAATTACGAAGCTACAGGTAGAACAATCCAAGATCAATGAAAGTCTTGCTAAAGTAACACTGGAGCAACAAAAGCAATCGGTAAGACAAAATGTTCAGAAGGCACAGTTTGATGCCGATGCGAATTATGAAACTTACCTTTCAGCGATAGAAACAGAAAAGAGTACGAAGCTGGCTCTTGATTTTGCTGACAAAAGTTATGCTGCGGGAAGAACAACCATTTATGATGTCAATGTAGCCAGAAATAATTATGCAAATGCACAGGGATCAGTAGCGCAGGCGAAATATAATTATCTTTTCAGTCTTAAACTATTGAATTTCTATGCAGGAATTCCATTAAGTTTGTAAAATGCCTATCCAATCGTTAGAGAAATATTTACCTCAAAATACATTAAAATATTTAAGAATTTGGTTTTCAGAGTACTATATTCATATTAAGGTTACGAGAAACAGGAATTCTAAACTGGGAGATTATCGGAAACTTCCGGACAATTCGCATGAAATTACAGTCAATTCTACATTGACTCCTCAGCTTTTTTTCTTCGTGCTTACCCATGAGCTTGCCCATTTGATTGCTTTTGAAAAATATGGTCGAAGGATCTCTCCCCATGGAAATGAATGGAAAGAAACCTTTAGAAATATGCTCATAGAAAGTCTTGAAGTGTATGATGAAGACCTGAAACCTATTATTCTGAGGTTTTCAAAATCACCCAAAGCAAACTTCATGGCCAGCCCCGATCTTGTAAGGTATTTTCATACTGAAAAACAAGATGATAACCTCCGTTTCATCGAAGAACTTGAGAAGGGAGAATTTTTTATATACCGCAACGAAAAGTATTTATTGGAAGGTCTGATCAAAAAGAACTATCTTTGTAAGAACCTGGCTACTGGAAGGAAGTATTCTTTCAAGCCATTAGCGAGGGTAGAAAAATGTAGCTAAGAATGTTAAAATCAGACAGATACTGCGTGATAATGGCGGGAGGAATCGGAAGCCGGTTCTGGCCAATGAGTACGCAAAAATTTCCAAAACAGTTTCAGGATATTTTAGGAACAGGCCGCACTATGATTCAGCAAACCTATGACAGAATCAGTAAGGTAATTCCTAAAGAACAAATATTTGTCATTACAAATAAAGAGTATGTAGCCCTGTCTCATCAGCAGCTTCCGGAAATTCCTGAAGAGAATATCGTTGGGGAGCCTTTAATGAAAAATACAGCTGCCTGTAACCTGTACATGGCAAATAAAATTGCTGAAATTGATCCGAATGCTACCATGATTGTATTGCCGGCAGACCATCTGATCCTAAAAGAAGATGTTTTTTTAGAGAAAGTGGAGCTAGCTTTCGACGTAGCGTCAAAACATGATTATCTGGTGACTCTGGGAATTACCCCAACAAGACCTGATACCGGATATGGATACATTCAGTTTGTAGAGAAAAAGGATCGGAATATTTTAAAGTTAAAACATTTACCGAAAAACCAATTTTGGAGATTGCCCAAAGCTTTTTAGAAAGCGGGGATTTTCTTTGGAATGCGGGTATATTTGTCTGGAATGTGAAAAGCATTCATCATGCTTTTGAGCTGTATCTTCCTGAAATGATGCAGCATTTCATGGCTTGCGAATACAATTCCGAAAAGGAAGACAGCTGTATAGAAACCATTTATCCTAAGGTTCAGAAAATTTCTATCGACAACGGAATTCTTGAAAAAGCAAAAAATGTATATGTAATTCCGTCAGATCTGGGATGGAGTGACTTAGGTACCTGGACGTCCGTTTATGAAAATACAGAGAAAGATAATGATGGCAACGCGGTAAAATTAAAGCATTTGCTATCATATAATTCAAAAGGAAATATCATTCGACTAAAAAATAATAACAAAGCCGTTATCATCGATGGCCTTGAAGATTATATCATCGTAGATACCGATAAAGCTCTTCTTATTTGTCCCCGCAACAATGATCAGTTGATTAAAGATTATGTTCTTGATCTGAAAAATTTCAAAAAAGGAGAGAAGTTTATGTAAAATTTTGGTATATTTTCTGCTGATTACCAGGCTATGATTAAATTAACAACCCAATTCACAATGCTTATATTCCTGTTTGCAGGAATTTTAGGATTTGCTCAGGAAAAGAAGAAATTTTCAAGTATACCGAATATTTTAAAACAGATTGAACCTGATGATAAAATAGATTCATGGGTGTTGGTGTACAACAGCTACGGTAAAGGGCAGGAGATTAAAACTTCCGGAGGAACAATCAATTATACTCCTCAGTTTTCGGGTTTTAATTTATTTCCAAGTGAAGATAGTTTTTATTATATCGCTTATTCTCAGGGAGGAAAGATCAATTATGTCACCGATGCTGAGGCGCTGAAAAAGTTTGTGGGTAAAATAGATAATGCCCAGGAAGCGTCCATC encodes the following:
- a CDS encoding glycosyltransferase family 2 protein, which gives rise to MKLSICIPVYNFDVRGLVFDLKREIENHRMNAEIILIDDASKESFNTLNREIKDKVSRFVFLSENLGRSRIRNLFLDFSTGEYLLFLDCDGKIIQDDFVQKYIQFIEENPATTVIYGGREVPEERPDPDHYLRWKFAVERENLPVEFRKKKPYLSFQTNNFIIRKEVLVKVNFNPDYKKYGYEDLLFAMDLKSENIRIDHIYNPILNNDLENNLVYLGKVEESVESLSAMLKHEGLDSKLSEVKLVKMYHKINRSFLNSVFLLLFKAGEDRAKKKLLNGNINLRYLDFYKLGLLFRKMKS
- a CDS encoding TolC family protein — its product is MKKVWIIVFGLGCLGLNAQKKWSLKECVSYAVEHNLQVIQNQYNKQSQDANLKIARKGYLPSVSAGMNNGVSFGQLSLGTGSIRNDRFSNSASLGADMLVYNNGRLEKNVRKAQFDVEASQYDIETIKNDISLQIAQQYLTALLNKEIVKISQSAVENAQKQFDRAKITTQVGTTAQTVLAEAEAALAREKQNLKTAEVNVGRALFAIVQLLQLPDYKGFEIEDVLVPDTLETQLKSVDEVLTTAYDIQPQIKAAESRIKSAEAQTEVSKTAFWPTLTASAGLSTFYNNILNTNGGVSSSQIGFFQQYKDNFGQNVGLSLNVPIFNKGITKLQVEQSKINESLAKVTLEQQKQSVRQNVQKAQFDADANYETYLSAIETEKSTKLALDFADKSYAAGRTTIYDVNVARNNYANAQGSVAQAKYNYLFSLKLLNFYAGIPLSL
- a CDS encoding SprT-like domain-containing protein, with amino-acid sequence MPIQSLEKYLPQNTLKYLRIWFSEYYIHIKVTRNRNSKLGDYRKLPDNSHEITVNSTLTPQLFFFVLTHELAHLIAFEKYGRRISPHGNEWKETFRNMLIESLEVYDEDLKPIILRFSKSPKANFMASPDLVRYFHTEKQDDNLRFIEELEKGEFFIYRNEKYLLEGLIKKNYLCKNLATGRKYSFKPLARVEKCS